A part of Cystobacter ferrugineus genomic DNA contains:
- the lysA gene encoding diaminopimelate decarboxylase — translation MTAFTYRKRVLHAEHVPLPAIAEAVGTPTYVYSSAALRSHFRAVTESFGEHPHLVCYSVKANSTLAVLRLLAEEGSGFDIVSGGELARVKAAGGAPNKTVFAGVGKTAEEMAAALAAGVLFFNVESPEELELLDAVGRAQGRRAPFAIRVNPNVDARTHRYIATGLKTSKFGVPFEEAVGLYSRARKMKGLEAVGLDCHIGSQITLTSPFKAALTKVGGLYQELKAQGHGLRYLDVGGGLGITYTEEKPPSTAEYARTILAAVGATGATLVFEPGRSVVGNAGVLLTRVLFRKKTPARQFVVVDAGMNDLMRPALYDAHHGLQPLVQRRGKAVDVDVVGPVCESTDVLARQRPLVLPRQGELYAFMSAGAYGMSMASTYNSRPRPAEVMVDGSAWRVVRERERVEDLWRGESP, via the coding sequence CCCGCCATCGCCGAGGCGGTGGGGACTCCCACCTACGTCTATTCCTCCGCCGCGCTGCGCTCGCACTTCCGGGCGGTGACGGAGTCCTTCGGCGAGCACCCGCATCTGGTGTGCTACTCGGTGAAGGCCAACTCCACGCTGGCGGTGTTGCGTCTCTTGGCGGAGGAGGGCAGTGGCTTCGACATCGTCTCGGGCGGAGAGCTGGCCCGGGTGAAGGCGGCCGGGGGCGCGCCGAACAAGACGGTGTTCGCCGGAGTGGGCAAGACGGCCGAGGAGATGGCCGCGGCGCTCGCCGCCGGCGTCCTCTTCTTCAACGTGGAGAGCCCCGAGGAGCTGGAGCTGCTCGACGCGGTGGGCCGGGCCCAGGGCAGGCGAGCTCCCTTCGCCATCCGCGTCAACCCCAACGTGGACGCGCGCACCCACCGCTACATCGCCACCGGCCTGAAGACGTCCAAGTTCGGCGTCCCCTTCGAGGAGGCGGTGGGGCTCTACTCGCGCGCCCGGAAGATGAAGGGCCTGGAGGCGGTGGGCCTGGACTGCCACATCGGCTCGCAGATCACCCTGACGTCGCCCTTCAAGGCCGCGCTCACCAAGGTGGGCGGGCTCTACCAGGAGCTCAAGGCTCAGGGGCATGGGCTGCGCTACCTGGACGTGGGCGGCGGCCTGGGCATCACCTACACCGAGGAGAAGCCGCCCTCGACCGCCGAGTACGCGCGCACCATCCTCGCGGCGGTGGGGGCCACGGGCGCCACGCTCGTCTTCGAGCCCGGCCGCTCGGTGGTGGGCAATGCCGGCGTGCTGCTCACCCGCGTGCTCTTCCGCAAGAAGACGCCCGCCCGGCAGTTCGTGGTGGTGGACGCGGGGATGAACGACCTGATGCGGCCCGCTCTCTATGACGCGCACCACGGCCTCCAGCCCCTGGTGCAGCGGCGGGGCAAGGCCGTGGACGTGGACGTGGTGGGGCCGGTGTGCGAGTCCACCGACGTGCTCGCCCGGCAGCGTCCGCTGGTGCTGCCCCGACAAGGTGAACTGTACGCATTCATGAGCGCCGGGGCCTACGGCATGAGCATGGCCTCCACCTACAACTCACGACCCCGTCCGGCCGAGGTGATGGTTGACGGGAGTGCATGGCGGGTGGTGCGCGAGCGCGAGCGCGTCGAGGACCTCTGGCGCGGCGAGAGCCCCTGA
- a CDS encoding KpsF/GutQ family sugar-phosphate isomerase — MARAPRNTARKPRLRAVPPQEDAPVTPSAPASDEREATLAYARSVLEAEAQAILGLMGRVGDSFLRALELVRDCPGQTVVTGIGKAGLIGQKLSATLASTGIRSVFLHPTEAAHGDLGRVGRGDVILALSNSGATEELVRLLPSFKRLGAPVIALTGDAESPLARGADVVLDIGRIEEACPMGLVPTASTAALHAIGDALAMAVLRARPFGSAEYALLHPAGKLGRSVMRVVDLMRSGSANPLVRDTAKLSEAVVVMTNTPGRPGATNVVDKQGRLVGIFTDGDLRRLVEKGFTDFERPLREVMGKRPRCVGPEVLVLEATRLMREARVDQLPVVDAEGRAVGLLDVQDLLAARSF; from the coding sequence ATGGCCCGAGCCCCCCGCAACACCGCCCGCAAGCCGCGCCTTCGGGCCGTGCCTCCCCAGGAAGATGCACCCGTGACGCCGTCCGCGCCCGCTTCGGACGAGCGCGAGGCCACGCTCGCCTATGCCCGCAGCGTGCTGGAGGCGGAGGCCCAGGCCATCCTCGGCCTGATGGGACGGGTGGGGGATTCCTTCCTGCGCGCCCTGGAGCTGGTGCGCGACTGTCCGGGCCAGACGGTGGTGACGGGCATTGGCAAGGCGGGGCTCATCGGCCAGAAGCTGTCGGCCACGCTGGCCTCCACCGGCATCCGCTCCGTCTTCCTCCACCCCACCGAGGCGGCGCACGGAGACCTGGGCCGCGTGGGCCGCGGGGACGTCATCCTCGCGCTCTCCAACAGCGGCGCCACCGAGGAGCTGGTGCGGCTGTTGCCCTCGTTCAAGCGGCTGGGCGCGCCCGTCATCGCCCTCACGGGTGACGCGGAGAGCCCGTTGGCGCGCGGCGCGGACGTGGTGCTGGACATCGGCCGCATCGAGGAGGCCTGCCCCATGGGCCTGGTGCCCACCGCCTCCACCGCGGCGCTGCACGCCATCGGGGACGCGCTCGCCATGGCCGTGCTGCGCGCCCGCCCCTTCGGCTCCGCCGAGTACGCCCTGCTCCACCCCGCGGGCAAGCTGGGCCGCTCCGTCATGCGCGTCGTCGACCTGATGCGCTCGGGCTCCGCCAATCCGCTCGTGCGCGACACCGCGAAGCTGTCCGAGGCCGTGGTGGTGATGACGAACACGCCGGGCCGCCCCGGGGCCACCAACGTCGTGGACAAGCAGGGACGGCTGGTGGGCATCTTCACGGACGGGGACTTGCGCCGGCTCGTGGAGAAGGGCTTCACCGACTTCGAGCGGCCCCTGCGCGAGGTGATGGGCAAGCGGCCCCGGTGCGTGGGCCCCGAGGTGCTGGTGCTCGAGGCCACCCGCCTCATGCGCGAGGCGCGCGTGGATCAGCTCCCCGTGGTGGACGCCGAGGGCCGCGCCGTGGGCCTGCTCGATGTGCAGGACCTGCTCGCCGCGCGATCCTTCTAG
- a CDS encoding tetratricopeptide repeat protein, translating into MTLSLALTATAALLAADPPSLPAGHPPLGAATESPAASSPSTGLPPGHPPAVGVGSPAPVDPSALPQGHPAMTGRMAPTADELLKQLEGMQGLREREKTFEIASSLGKLYYTSGRFEESIPYLQQAEDKAKSTRELFLAQRKKLGGGAVPSAEEARCGFTEQTPMEERAKVAAERAKKGDTAGAVACGRAALELSLDVESMRANALFLTNDAPGALKVYERVLEVAPSFADALFGRSAVLYETRGEDLKALRGAHEGFEAFIAAHPNSPRVSLARKLSRMTDEAEKAGGMKKWLATREEDRRIRSSKLDLSRGAPPMARASAPNAGGQPMAAGPMQGGGASAPMISQETMEAMNSVEHTPELEAHLDQTVAQGEDLLAKGRYDEALTAYRQVMPLRPDGRVKAGLAWTLVGLGKPTAERVWGVAVSSDPAAVDKLGETLKAKGDTKGAKALWTKLAASAPDYAASASLQAKLE; encoded by the coding sequence ATGACCCTCTCGCTGGCCCTGACCGCCACCGCGGCGCTGCTCGCCGCTGACCCTCCCTCCCTGCCCGCCGGTCACCCGCCCCTCGGCGCGGCCACCGAGTCCCCGGCTGCTTCCTCGCCCTCCACGGGTCTGCCTCCGGGCCATCCCCCCGCCGTCGGTGTGGGCAGCCCGGCCCCCGTGGATCCCTCCGCGCTGCCGCAGGGCCATCCCGCGATGACGGGCCGTATGGCGCCCACCGCGGACGAGCTGCTCAAGCAACTGGAGGGGATGCAGGGCCTGCGCGAGCGGGAGAAGACCTTCGAGATCGCCTCGTCGCTCGGCAAGCTGTACTACACGAGCGGCCGCTTCGAGGAGTCCATCCCCTACCTGCAGCAGGCCGAGGACAAGGCGAAGTCCACGCGCGAGCTGTTCCTGGCGCAGCGCAAGAAGCTGGGCGGGGGCGCGGTGCCGAGCGCGGAGGAGGCCCGCTGCGGCTTCACGGAGCAGACGCCGATGGAGGAGCGGGCGAAGGTGGCGGCCGAGCGCGCGAAGAAGGGCGACACGGCGGGCGCGGTGGCCTGTGGGCGCGCGGCGCTCGAGCTGTCGCTGGACGTGGAGTCCATGCGCGCCAATGCGCTCTTCCTGACGAATGACGCCCCGGGCGCGCTCAAGGTGTACGAGCGCGTGCTGGAGGTGGCGCCGTCGTTCGCCGACGCGCTCTTCGGACGCTCGGCGGTGCTCTACGAGACGCGGGGCGAGGACCTGAAGGCGCTGCGCGGCGCGCACGAGGGCTTCGAGGCCTTCATCGCGGCGCACCCCAACTCTCCCCGGGTGTCGCTGGCGCGCAAGCTGTCGCGCATGACGGACGAGGCGGAGAAGGCCGGCGGCATGAAGAAGTGGCTGGCCACGCGCGAGGAGGATCGGCGCATCCGCTCCTCGAAGCTGGACCTGTCGCGAGGGGCTCCTCCCATGGCGCGGGCATCCGCGCCCAACGCGGGCGGACAGCCCATGGCGGCGGGCCCCATGCAGGGCGGCGGGGCCTCGGCGCCCATGATCTCGCAAGAGACCATGGAGGCGATGAACAGCGTCGAGCACACGCCGGAGCTCGAGGCCCATCTCGATCAGACGGTGGCACAGGGCGAGGACTTGCTGGCCAAGGGGCGCTACGACGAGGCGCTCACGGCCTACCGGCAGGTGATGCCGCTGCGTCCGGATGGGCGGGTGAAGGCGGGCCTGGCGTGGACGCTCGTGGGCCTGGGCAAGCCCACCGCGGAGCGGGTGTGGGGCGTGGCGGTGAGCTCGGATCCCGCGGCGGTGGACAAGCTCGGCGAGACGCTCAAGGCCAAGGGCGACACGAAGGGCGCCAAGGCCCTGTGGACGAAGCTGGCCGCGTCCGCGCCGGACTACGCGGCGAGCGCCTCGCTCCAGGCCAAGCTGGAGTAG
- the dapB gene encoding 4-hydroxy-tetrahydrodipicolinate reductase, translating to MIRTVLTGATGRMGATLSRLVREAPDLELAGATARGKAEQLAALGVPAGDDLGRVLDAARAQVVIDFTSAEASVVHARQCAERGVALVIGSTGFTPEARAEVARSAASIPVVLAPNTSVGVNVVIRMAAELARVLGDGYDVEVLEAHHRMKKDAPSGTALKLAEVLASALGRGQEDLTFARHGQIGARPSKEIGVQTLRGGDVVGEHTVFFYGEGERIELTHRATSRDQFGLGALRAARWVTGRTPGLYDMADVLGFPRAT from the coding sequence ATGATTCGCACCGTCCTCACGGGCGCCACCGGGCGCATGGGCGCCACCCTGAGCCGCCTCGTGCGCGAGGCGCCGGACCTGGAGCTGGCCGGAGCCACCGCCCGGGGCAAGGCCGAGCAGTTGGCGGCGCTCGGCGTCCCCGCGGGGGATGATCTGGGCCGGGTGCTCGACGCGGCGCGGGCCCAGGTGGTCATCGACTTCACCAGCGCGGAGGCCAGCGTGGTGCATGCGCGCCAGTGCGCCGAGCGCGGCGTGGCCCTGGTCATCGGCTCCACGGGCTTCACCCCCGAGGCCCGCGCGGAGGTGGCCCGGAGCGCGGCCTCCATCCCCGTGGTGCTCGCCCCCAACACCTCGGTGGGGGTGAACGTGGTCATCCGCATGGCCGCCGAGCTCGCCCGCGTCCTGGGCGATGGCTACGACGTGGAGGTGCTGGAGGCCCACCACCGCATGAAGAAGGATGCTCCCTCGGGCACGGCGCTGAAGCTGGCCGAGGTGCTCGCCTCGGCGCTGGGGCGCGGCCAGGAGGACCTGACCTTCGCCCGCCATGGTCAGATCGGCGCGCGGCCCAGCAAGGAGATCGGCGTCCAGACGCTGCGGGGCGGGGATGTGGTGGGCGAGCACACCGTGTTCTTCTACGGCGAGGGCGAGCGCATCGAGCTGACCCACCGGGCGACCAGCCGGGACCAGTTCGGCCTCGGGGCCCTGCGCGCCGCGCGCTGGGTGACGGGCCGGACGCCGGGGTTGTACGACATGGCCGACGTGCTCGGCTTCCCGAGGGCGACATGA
- the fsa gene encoding fructose-6-phosphate aldolase, with translation MKFFIDTADIKEIRTAYDMGCVDGVTTNPSLLAKAGRGLEETIREICSIVDGPVSAECVSEKADELVKEGRGLAKIHENVVVKIPMGVEGMKAVKTLTAEGIKTNVTLCFSANQALLAAKAGATYISPFVGRLDDISQDGMELIAHIIEIYQNYDFQTQVLVASVRNPVHVLQAARMGADVATLPFNVIAQLANHPLTDAGIKKFLADWEKVPKAAKP, from the coding sequence ATGAAGTTCTTCATCGATACCGCCGACATCAAGGAGATCCGCACCGCCTACGACATGGGCTGTGTGGACGGTGTGACCACCAACCCGTCGTTGCTCGCCAAGGCGGGCCGGGGCCTGGAGGAGACCATCCGGGAGATCTGCTCCATCGTGGATGGGCCCGTGAGCGCCGAGTGCGTCTCCGAGAAGGCCGACGAGCTGGTCAAGGAAGGCCGGGGCCTGGCGAAGATCCACGAGAACGTGGTGGTGAAGATCCCCATGGGCGTGGAGGGCATGAAGGCCGTCAAGACGCTCACCGCCGAGGGCATCAAGACCAACGTGACGCTGTGCTTCTCCGCCAACCAGGCGCTGCTGGCCGCCAAGGCGGGCGCCACGTACATCTCGCCCTTCGTGGGCCGCCTGGATGACATCTCCCAGGACGGTATGGAGCTCATCGCCCACATCATCGAGATCTACCAGAACTACGACTTCCAGACGCAGGTGCTGGTGGCCAGCGTGCGCAACCCCGTGCACGTGTTGCAGGCGGCGCGCATGGGCGCCGACGTGGCCACGCTGCCCTTCAACGTCATCGCCCAGCTCGCCAACCACCCGCTCACCGACGCGGGCATCAAGAAGTTCCTGGCCGACTGGGAGAAGGTCCCCAAGGCCGCCAAGCCCTGA
- a CDS encoding acyl-CoA dehydrogenase family protein has protein sequence MDFQLSESQRALQEMARKFAREVIRPKAAHHDETSEFPRAIIASAWENGLLNMNIPESCGGLGLAHLDQLLAYEELAWGCSGMATSITANDLANLPIVVGATEEQKKRLLTPFTEKFKLAAFCLTEPEAGSDVANMSTTAVRDGDHYVLNGSKCFITNGGHADQYTVFATVDKARKHKGITCFVVEGRPKGLTPGKHENKMGQRASDTVTLTFEDVRVPVANRIGEEGEGFRIAMETLDNSRPITAIMSVGIARAALEYSLEYSSQRRTFGKPIREHQAIQFMLADMAMNTHAARLLCHESAWLLDQGQKNTLLSSYAKCFAADMAMKVATDAVQVYGGYGYIKEYPVEKLMRDAKLIQIYEGTSQVQRLVIAKELFK, from the coding sequence ATGGACTTCCAGCTCTCCGAATCCCAGCGTGCCCTGCAGGAGATGGCCCGCAAGTTCGCCCGCGAGGTCATCCGCCCCAAGGCGGCCCACCACGACGAGACGAGCGAGTTCCCCCGCGCCATCATCGCCTCGGCCTGGGAGAACGGCCTGCTCAACATGAACATCCCCGAGTCGTGTGGCGGCCTGGGGCTGGCGCACCTCGACCAGCTCCTCGCCTACGAGGAGCTGGCCTGGGGCTGCTCGGGCATGGCCACCTCCATCACCGCCAACGACCTGGCCAACCTGCCCATCGTCGTGGGCGCCACCGAGGAGCAGAAGAAGCGCCTGCTCACCCCCTTCACGGAGAAGTTCAAGCTGGCCGCCTTCTGTCTCACCGAGCCGGAGGCGGGCTCGGACGTGGCCAACATGAGCACCACCGCCGTGCGTGACGGCGACCACTACGTGCTCAATGGCTCCAAGTGTTTCATCACCAACGGCGGCCACGCGGACCAGTACACGGTGTTCGCCACGGTGGACAAGGCCAGGAAGCACAAGGGCATCACCTGCTTCGTGGTGGAGGGCCGTCCCAAGGGCCTGACCCCCGGCAAGCACGAGAACAAGATGGGCCAGCGCGCCAGCGACACCGTCACCCTCACCTTCGAGGACGTGCGCGTGCCGGTGGCCAACCGCATCGGCGAGGAGGGCGAGGGCTTCCGCATCGCCATGGAGACGCTCGACAACAGCCGTCCCATCACCGCCATCATGTCCGTGGGCATCGCCCGCGCCGCCCTCGAGTACTCCCTGGAGTACTCCAGCCAACGCCGCACCTTCGGCAAGCCCATCCGCGAGCACCAGGCCATCCAGTTCATGCTCGCCGACATGGCCATGAACACCCACGCCGCGCGCCTGCTCTGCCACGAGAGTGCCTGGCTGCTCGACCAGGGCCAGAAGAACACCCTCCTGTCCTCCTACGCCAAGTGCTTCGCCGCCGACATGGCCATGAAGGTCGCCACCGACGCCGTCCAGGTCTACGGCGGTTACGGCTACATCAAGGAATACCCGGTCGAGAAGCTCATGCGCGACGCCAAGCTCATCCAGATCTACGAGGGCACCAGCCAGGTGCAGCGGCTCGTCATCGCCAAGGAGCTCTTCAAGTAG
- a CDS encoding D-2-hydroxyacid dehydrogenase family protein — translation MKIALLDDYQRVARDFADWTRLPADSELVVFDHHIAEREVLLETLQRFEVIVLMRERTPFPAEVIDRLPNLRLLITTGNRNASIDLAACRARGITVSGTGAVGTSTAELTWGLILALIKRIPLEDRALRAGSWQTGLTTSLTGKRLGLLGLGKLGTQVARVGQAFGMEVVAWSQNLTDARAAEVGARRVEKRELFATSDIVSLHLVLGERTRGIVGAEELDAMKPEACFINTARAGLVDEAALLEVLRERRIAGAGLDVFPIEPLPADHPLLALDNVVLTPHLGYVTRENYAIFYRDALEDILAWKAGKPVRRLA, via the coding sequence ATGAAGATCGCCCTCCTGGATGACTATCAGCGCGTCGCGCGGGACTTCGCCGATTGGACGCGCCTGCCCGCGGACAGTGAGCTCGTGGTGTTCGACCACCACATCGCCGAGCGCGAGGTGCTGCTCGAGACCCTCCAACGCTTCGAGGTGATCGTCCTCATGCGCGAGCGCACGCCCTTCCCCGCCGAGGTGATCGACCGGCTGCCCAACCTGCGTCTGCTCATCACCACGGGCAACCGCAACGCCTCCATCGATCTCGCGGCCTGCCGGGCACGCGGCATCACCGTGAGCGGCACGGGCGCGGTGGGCACGTCCACCGCGGAGCTGACCTGGGGCCTCATCCTCGCGCTCATCAAGCGCATCCCCCTCGAGGACCGTGCCCTGCGCGCGGGGAGCTGGCAGACGGGACTGACCACGAGCCTCACGGGCAAGCGGCTGGGTCTGCTGGGGCTCGGGAAGCTGGGCACGCAGGTGGCGCGCGTGGGCCAGGCCTTCGGCATGGAGGTGGTGGCCTGGAGCCAGAACCTCACCGACGCGCGGGCCGCCGAGGTGGGCGCCCGCCGGGTGGAGAAGCGCGAGCTGTTCGCCACCTCCGACATCGTCAGCCTGCACCTGGTGCTCGGCGAGCGCACGCGGGGCATCGTCGGCGCGGAGGAGCTCGACGCCATGAAGCCGGAGGCCTGCTTCATCAACACCGCGCGGGCGGGGCTCGTGGACGAGGCGGCGCTCCTGGAGGTGCTGCGCGAGCGGCGCATCGCCGGGGCGGGGCTGGATGTCTTCCCCATCGAGCCCCTGCCGGCGGACCATCCCCTGCTCGCCCTGGACAACGTCGTGTTGACGCCGCACCTGGGCTACGTGACGCGGGAGAACTACGCCATCTTCTACCGCGACGCGCTGGAGGACATCCTCGCCTGGAAGGCCGGCAAGCCCGTGCGCCGGCTCGCCTGA
- a CDS encoding electron transfer flavoprotein subunit beta/FixA family protein produces MKILVTAKRVEDPESKIKVKPDGSDIVKEGLKYKINPFDEIGVEEALRLVARHGGEVVVVSIGGKEVQEQLRHALAMGATRAVWVNHTGALDQMGVAALLQKVTEKEKPDLVVLGKQSIDDDQNQVGQYLAEYLGWGQATFASKVESLESEQEKSKTPALTLGADGKSVRVVREVDNGLATIECTLPAVVTTDLRLNMPRYASLPGIMKAKSKPIEELTPQKLGVDVTPKVQVLKLASPPARKAGIKVPDVATLVDKLRNEAKAL; encoded by the coding sequence GTGAAGATCCTCGTCACCGCCAAGCGCGTGGAAGACCCCGAGTCCAAGATCAAGGTGAAGCCGGACGGTTCGGACATCGTGAAGGAGGGGCTCAAGTACAAGATCAATCCCTTCGATGAAATCGGGGTGGAGGAGGCCCTGCGCCTCGTGGCCAGGCACGGCGGCGAGGTGGTGGTGGTCTCCATCGGCGGCAAGGAAGTGCAGGAGCAGCTGCGGCACGCGCTCGCCATGGGCGCCACGCGCGCGGTGTGGGTGAACCACACGGGCGCGCTGGATCAGATGGGCGTGGCGGCGCTGCTGCAGAAGGTGACGGAGAAGGAGAAGCCGGACCTGGTCGTCCTGGGCAAGCAGTCCATCGACGATGACCAGAACCAGGTGGGCCAGTACCTGGCCGAGTACCTCGGCTGGGGCCAGGCCACCTTCGCCTCCAAGGTCGAGTCGCTGGAGAGCGAGCAGGAGAAGAGCAAGACGCCGGCGCTGACGCTGGGCGCGGATGGCAAGTCGGTGCGCGTGGTGCGCGAGGTGGACAACGGGCTCGCCACCATCGAGTGCACGCTGCCCGCGGTGGTCACCACGGACCTGCGCCTGAACATGCCGCGCTACGCGAGCCTGCCGGGCATCATGAAGGCCAAGAGCAAGCCCATCGAGGAGCTGACCCCGCAGAAGCTCGGCGTGGACGTCACCCCCAAGGTGCAGGTGCTCAAGCTGGCCTCTCCCCCCGCGCGCAAGGCCGGCATCAAGGTGCCGGACGTGGCGACGCTGGTGGACAAGCTGCGCAACGAGGCCAAGGCCCTGTAG
- a CDS encoding electron transfer flavoprotein subunit alpha/FixB family protein, with protein sequence MSIVLIVAEQQPDGHLRKATLNAVGAGKQLADKAGAELHLVLLSKDPSTVTEELKGLGAKVVHTAAAPEFEHYLAETYAPAIAELAKSLNASFVGAASTAQGKDLLPRVAARLQAAMATDVLGFGGSGADIVFNRPMWAGNVFAEVKLTTPVKVFTLRATEFQAAAGGQGAAEVKTFSPKVEGGKTKFVDFKEVKSARPELTEARVVISGGRGTKGDFKEIEALADELNAAVGASRAVCDAGWVPNDLQIGQTGKVVAPQLYIAAGISGAIQHLAGMKSSKTIVAINKDPEAPIFQVADYGLVDDLFKVLPALREAVHKAK encoded by the coding sequence ATGTCGATCGTTCTCATCGTCGCGGAGCAGCAGCCGGACGGCCACCTGCGCAAGGCCACCCTCAACGCCGTGGGCGCGGGCAAGCAGCTCGCGGACAAGGCGGGCGCCGAACTGCACCTGGTGCTGCTCTCCAAGGATCCGTCCACGGTCACCGAGGAGCTCAAGGGCCTGGGCGCCAAGGTGGTGCACACCGCCGCGGCCCCCGAGTTCGAGCACTACCTGGCCGAGACGTACGCCCCGGCCATCGCCGAGCTGGCCAAGAGCCTCAACGCCTCCTTCGTGGGCGCGGCGTCCACCGCCCAGGGCAAGGACCTGTTGCCGCGCGTCGCCGCCCGGCTGCAGGCCGCCATGGCCACGGACGTGCTGGGCTTCGGGGGCTCGGGCGCGGACATCGTCTTCAACCGCCCCATGTGGGCCGGTAACGTCTTCGCCGAGGTGAAGCTGACCACGCCGGTGAAGGTGTTCACCCTGCGCGCCACCGAGTTCCAGGCCGCCGCCGGGGGCCAGGGCGCCGCCGAGGTCAAGACGTTCTCCCCCAAGGTGGAGGGCGGCAAGACGAAGTTCGTGGACTTCAAGGAGGTCAAGAGCGCGCGGCCCGAGCTCACCGAGGCGCGCGTGGTGATCTCCGGTGGCCGCGGCACCAAGGGCGATTTCAAGGAGATCGAGGCGCTGGCCGACGAGCTCAACGCCGCGGTGGGTGCGTCCCGCGCGGTGTGTGACGCCGGCTGGGTGCCCAACGATCTGCAGATCGGCCAGACGGGCAAGGTGGTCGCGCCCCAGCTCTACATCGCCGCGGGCATCAGCGGCGCCATCCAGCACCTGGCTGGCATGAAGAGCTCCAAGACGATCGTCGCCATCAACAAGGACCCCGAGGCCCCCATCTTCCAGGTGGCGGACTACGGTCTGGTGGATGACCTCTTCAAGGTCCTGCCCGCGCTGCGCGAGGCCGTGCACAAGGCCAAGTAG
- the dapA gene encoding 4-hydroxy-tetrahydrodipicolinate synthase gives MKTFEGSMTALATPFRQGAFDEGAYRALIRQQLAGGTSGLIPMGTTGEAVTMSAEERQRAIRVAVDEAAGRAPVVAGAGSNSTSETIEGMRLARDAGADGALIVTPYYNKPTQAGLVEHYKAVARAHPGFPIIVYNVPGRTGVDLLPETVLRLCDVPEVVAIKEATGSMPRAVDLVEKCGDRLTLLSGDDFTVLPFIACGGKGVISVSSNVAPRMMADLVAAARAGQLEQARALQVRMNELHRLLFVESSPIPVKWALHALGLFGPEVRLPLVPMTEPNARKMEAELRKLGLLQG, from the coding sequence ATGAAGACTTTCGAAGGCTCGATGACCGCGCTCGCCACGCCCTTCCGGCAGGGAGCGTTCGACGAGGGAGCCTACCGGGCGCTCATCCGCCAGCAGCTCGCGGGGGGCACCAGTGGGCTCATCCCCATGGGGACGACGGGCGAGGCGGTGACGATGTCCGCCGAGGAGCGTCAGCGCGCCATCCGCGTGGCGGTGGACGAGGCGGCGGGCCGGGCCCCGGTGGTGGCGGGCGCGGGCTCCAACAGCACCTCGGAGACGATCGAGGGCATGCGGCTCGCGCGGGACGCGGGGGCGGACGGCGCGCTGATCGTGACGCCCTACTACAACAAGCCCACGCAGGCCGGCCTGGTGGAGCACTACAAGGCGGTGGCCCGCGCCCATCCGGGCTTCCCCATCATCGTCTACAACGTGCCGGGCCGCACCGGCGTGGACCTGTTGCCGGAGACGGTGCTGCGGCTGTGCGACGTGCCCGAGGTGGTGGCCATCAAGGAGGCCACGGGCAGCATGCCCCGCGCGGTGGACCTGGTGGAGAAGTGCGGCGATCGGCTGACGCTGCTGTCCGGGGACGACTTCACCGTGCTGCCCTTCATCGCGTGCGGCGGCAAGGGCGTCATCTCCGTGTCCTCGAACGTGGCGCCCCGGATGATGGCGGACCTGGTGGCGGCCGCGCGCGCCGGACAGCTCGAGCAGGCGCGGGCGCTCCAGGTGCGGATGAACGAGCTGCACCGGCTGCTCTTCGTCGAGTCCAGCCCCATCCCCGTGAAGTGGGCGCTGCACGCGCTGGGGCTGTTCGGTCCCGAGGTGCGCCTGCCGCTGGTTCCCATGACCGAGCCCAACGCCCGGAAGATGGAAGCCGAGCTGCGCAAGCTGGGTCTGCTCCAGGGCTAG
- the folK gene encoding 2-amino-4-hydroxy-6-hydroxymethyldihydropteridine diphosphokinase yields MNSNVYVGLGSNEGDREVQLVSALEALSRIDAVVVLRCSSLFESAPVGPPQPRYLNAVVELECALSPQRLLVILKQIEKDLGREPGGTRWGPRPIDLDILLWEGQIVADPNLQVPHLELHKRRFALEPLAELAPHVEHPVLCLTVAQLLEQLSPQDVQRCESTQWPEPSYPLTES; encoded by the coding sequence TTGAACTCCAACGTCTACGTCGGATTGGGCTCCAATGAGGGAGACCGGGAAGTCCAGCTCGTCTCCGCCCTCGAGGCGCTCTCGCGCATCGACGCGGTGGTGGTGCTGCGCTGCTCCTCCCTCTTCGAGAGCGCTCCGGTGGGGCCTCCCCAGCCCCGCTACCTCAACGCCGTGGTGGAGCTGGAGTGCGCGCTGTCCCCCCAGCGCCTGCTGGTCATCCTGAAGCAGATCGAGAAGGACCTGGGCCGCGAGCCCGGAGGGACGCGCTGGGGTCCGCGTCCCATCGACCTCGACATCCTCCTGTGGGAGGGTCAGATCGTGGCCGACCCCAACCTCCAGGTGCCCCACCTGGAACTGCACAAACGCCGCTTCGCGCTGGAGCCCCTGGCCGAGCTGGCACCCCATGTGGAGCACCCGGTGTTGTGCCTGACCGTGGCGCAGTTGCTCGAGCAGCTCTCGCCCCAGGACGTGCAACGGTGCGAGTCCACCCAGTGGCCTGAACCCTCTTACCCGCTGACCGAGTCATGA